One stretch of Camelus bactrianus isolate YW-2024 breed Bactrian camel chromosome 19, ASM4877302v1, whole genome shotgun sequence DNA includes these proteins:
- the SLC52A3 gene encoding solute carrier family 52, riboflavin transporter, member 3: MAFLIHLLVCTFGMGSWVAINGLWVELPLLVTELPEGWYLPSYLTVVIQLANIGPLLVTLLHHFQPGCLSEVPVIFTVLSVGTIACTLFAFLWNVTSWALGGHHSIAFLVLTFFLALVDCTSSVTFLPFMSRLPTHYLTTFFVGEGLSGLLPALVALAQGSGLTTCVNITETSDTTPSAETTRNMDIPQGANSTVMPDLAGTASALLHLESRYLPANFSPLVFFLLLAFMMACCLVAFFFLQRQPRHWEASVEDLLTSQVTLHSIQPREGKGLGLPGPEDSSQDQEHLKEKAAPRHPAHLTFIYILVAFVNALTNGVLPSVQTYSCLSYGPVAYHLSATLSSMANPLACFLSMFLPNRSLPFLGVLAVFGTGFGAYNMAMAVMSPCPLMQGHWGGEVLIVVSWVLFIGCLSYVKVMLGVILRDHSRSALLWCGAVVQLGSLLGALLMFPLVNVLRLFSSADFCSLQCSA, encoded by the exons ATGGCCTTCTTGATACACCTGCTGGTCTGCACCTTCGGGATGGGCTCCTGGGTGGCCATCAACGGACTCTGGGTAGAGCTGCCCCTGCTGGTGACGGAACTGCCCGAGGGCTGGTACCTACCTTCCTACCTCACAGTGGTCATCCAGCTGGCCAACATTGGCCCCctcctggtcaccctcctccatcACTTCCAGCCTGGCTGTCTTTCCGAGGTGCCTGTCATCTTCACTGTGCTGAGCGTGGGGACCATCGCCTGCACCCTCTTCGCCTTCCTCTGGAACGTCACCTCCTGGGCCCTAGGTGGTCACCACAGCATTGCCTTCCTGGTCCTCACCTTCTTCCTGGCCCTAGTGGACTGCACCTCCTCTGTCACCTTCCTGCCTTTCATGAGCAGGCTGCCAACCCACTACCTCACCACTTTCTTTGTGGGTGAAGGACTCAGTGGCCTCCTGCCCGCCCTGGTAGCTCTCGCCCAGGGCTCCGGTCTCACCACCTGTGTTAACATCACTGAGACCTCAGACACCACCCCGAGCGCTGAGACCACCAGGAACATGGACATCCCACAG GGAGCTAACAGTACTGTGATGCCCGACCTCGCTGGGACGGCATCTGCCCTGCTCCATCTGGAAAGCCGCTACCTCCCCGCCAACTTCTCGCCCTTGGTCTTCTTCCTCCTGCTCGCCTTCATGATGGCCTGCTGCCTCGtggctttctttttcctccagcgTCAACCTAGGCACTGGGAAGCCTCCGTAGAAGACCTCCTGACCTCTCAGGTCACCCTCCACTCCATCCAGCCGCGGGAAGGGAAGGGCCTGGGCCTCCCAGGCCCCGAGGACAGCAGCCAGGACCAGGAGCATCTGAAGGAGAAGGCGGCCCCCCGCCACCCGGCCCACCTGACCTTCATCTACATCCTGGTGGCCTTTGTGAACGCGCTCACCAACGGCGTGCTACCCTCCGTGCAGACCTACTCCTGCCTGTCCTACGGGCCTGTGGCTTACCACCTGTCCGCCACCCTCAGCTCCATGGCCAACCCCCTCGCCTGCTTCCTCTCCATGTTTCTGCCAAACAG GTCTCTGCCATTCCTGGGGGTCCTTGCAGTGTTCGGGACTGGCTTTGGGGCCTACAACATGGCCATGGCCGTGATGAGCCCCTGCCCCCTCATGCAGGGCCACTGGGGTGGAGAAGTCCTCATC GTGGTTTCGTGGGTGCTGTTCATTGGCTGTCTGAGCTACGTCAAGGTGATGCTGGGAGTAATCCTGCGCGACCATAGCCGCAGCGCCCTCTTGTGGTGTGGGGCGGTGGTGCAGCTGGGCTCACTCCTCGGAGCGCTTCTCATGTTCCCGCTGGTCAACGTGTTGAGGCTCTTCTCATCCGCTGACTTCTGCAGTCTTCAGTGCTCTGCGTAG